In one window of Neisseria subflava DNA:
- a CDS encoding aromatic amino acid transporter — MSTKTPSLFGGAMIIAGTVIGAGMLANPTATSGVWFTGSLAVLLYTWFSMLSSGLMILEVNTHYPHGSSFDTMVKDLLGPTWNVINGVAVAFVLYLLTYAYIFVGGDLTAKGIGSAVDSEISLTVGQLVFFGILAFCVWASARLVDRFTSILIGGMVLTFIWATGGLIADAKMPVLFDTQAPAGTSYWIYVATALPVCLASFGFHGNVSSLLKYFKGDAPKVAKSLWSGTLIALVIYVLWQIAIQGNLPRNEFAPVIAAEGQVSVLIETLSKFAQTGNMDKVLTLFSYMAIATSFLGVTLGLFDYIADIFKWNDSISGRTKTAALTFLPPLISCLLFPTGFVTAIGYVGLAATIWTGIIPAMLLYRSRHKFGVGKNYKVYGGFWLMVWVFLFGIINIAAQILSQMELVPVFKG, encoded by the coding sequence ATGTCAACCAAAACCCCTTCACTATTCGGCGGCGCGATGATTATCGCCGGTACGGTTATCGGCGCAGGCATGCTTGCCAACCCGACCGCCACTTCCGGCGTATGGTTTACCGGCTCGCTGGCCGTGTTGCTGTACACCTGGTTTTCCATGCTCTCCAGCGGCCTGATGATTTTGGAAGTCAATACCCATTATCCGCACGGCTCCAGCTTCGACACCATGGTTAAAGACCTGCTCGGCCCGACTTGGAACGTCATCAACGGCGTTGCCGTCGCTTTCGTTTTATACCTGCTCACCTACGCCTACATCTTCGTCGGCGGCGACCTGACAGCCAAAGGCATCGGCAGCGCGGTAGACAGCGAAATCTCGCTCACCGTCGGGCAACTCGTCTTCTTCGGCATTCTCGCCTTTTGCGTTTGGGCATCAGCACGCTTGGTTGACCGCTTCACCAGCATCCTCATCGGCGGCATGGTATTGACCTTTATTTGGGCAACCGGTGGCCTGATTGCCGATGCCAAAATGCCTGTCTTGTTCGACACCCAAGCCCCTGCCGGCACCAGCTACTGGATTTATGTCGCCACCGCCCTGCCCGTCTGCCTTGCCTCATTCGGCTTCCACGGCAACGTCTCCAGCCTGCTCAAATACTTTAAAGGCGACGCACCCAAAGTGGCCAAATCCCTGTGGTCGGGGACGCTGATTGCCTTGGTGATTTACGTCCTCTGGCAAATCGCTATCCAAGGCAACCTGCCGCGCAACGAATTCGCACCGGTTATCGCCGCAGAAGGCCAAGTTTCCGTCCTGATCGAAACGCTGTCCAAGTTCGCCCAGACCGGCAATATGGACAAAGTGTTGACCCTGTTCTCCTACATGGCGATTGCAACGTCCTTCCTCGGCGTAACGCTCGGCCTGTTCGACTACATCGCTGACATCTTCAAATGGAACGACAGCATTTCCGGCCGTACCAAAACCGCCGCGCTGACCTTCCTGCCGCCTTTGATCTCCTGCCTGCTCTTCCCTACCGGCTTCGTTACCGCCATCGGTTACGTCGGCTTGGCCGCAACCATTTGGACAGGCATCATCCCCGCCATGCTGCTCTACCGCTCGCGCCATAAATTCGGCGTCGGCAAAAACTACAAAGTTTACGGCGGATTCTGGCTGATGGTTTGGGTCTTCCTCTTCGGCATCATCAACATTGCCGCCCAAATATTGAGCCAAATGGAGCTCGTTCCCGTATTTAAAGGTTAA
- a CDS encoding AI-2E family transporter, with protein sequence MSLLSSHTDNPTFRNASYILMGLALLIVLHYHFLPLLLSVILTYIFITRTNGVILKLRRRVLPRNTRLHKSLNAHNINLISTTLTLAIVFSIITMMSLGIYHLIHGGHVGFMLAKLAAILEDTKNSQDLPAAILNMLPNNMAEIKASAIKLIEEYRAALTRISKNSITSFVYILIGIIIGAMLSFHRLKMRKNRHKMPLFKAELMRRIVNFETSFERVFLAQVKISLIDTFLTGLYLYLVLPLFGVDLPFKITVLIVAFIVGLIPVAGNLISNTIIIILSLGASLYVALASLVFLVVIHKLEYFLNAKIIGSEIESSAWELLVAMVVFERIFGIGGIIVAPVYYAYLKNELKLQKLI encoded by the coding sequence ATGTCCTTACTCTCTTCACACACCGACAACCCGACTTTCCGCAACGCTTCCTATATCCTAATGGGTTTGGCCTTGCTGATTGTCTTGCACTACCATTTTCTGCCGCTGCTACTGTCGGTTATTCTGACCTATATCTTTATTACGCGCACCAACGGCGTCATCCTCAAACTCCGCCGCCGTGTTTTGCCGCGCAACACGCGGCTGCATAAATCGCTCAACGCGCACAATATCAACCTGATTTCCACCACGCTGACGCTGGCCATCGTGTTCAGCATCATCACGATGATGTCTTTGGGCATTTACCACCTGATACACGGCGGACACGTCGGCTTTATGTTGGCCAAGCTGGCGGCGATTTTGGAAGACACCAAAAACAGCCAAGACCTGCCTGCGGCCATTCTCAACATGCTGCCCAACAATATGGCCGAAATCAAAGCTTCGGCAATCAAGCTGATTGAAGAATACCGCGCCGCGCTGACCCGTATCAGTAAAAACAGCATCACGTCCTTCGTGTACATCCTCATCGGCATCATCATCGGCGCCATGCTCAGTTTCCACCGCCTGAAAATGCGCAAAAACCGCCACAAAATGCCGCTGTTTAAAGCCGAATTGATGCGGCGCATCGTCAATTTTGAAACCAGCTTTGAACGCGTGTTCCTCGCCCAAGTCAAAATCTCGCTGATCGACACCTTCCTGACCGGCCTGTACCTCTACTTGGTTTTGCCGCTGTTCGGCGTTGACCTGCCGTTTAAAATAACCGTCTTGATCGTCGCCTTTATCGTCGGCCTGATTCCGGTGGCGGGCAACCTGATTTCCAACACCATCATCATTATTTTGAGCCTCGGCGCATCGCTTTACGTCGCACTTGCCTCGTTGGTTTTCCTCGTTGTCATCCATAAACTCGAATATTTCCTCAACGCCAAAATCATCGGCTCGGAAATCGAATCCAGCGCATGGGAATTGCTGGTGGCGATGGTCGTCTTTGAACGCATTTTCGGCATCGGCGGCATCATCGTCGCGCCGGTTTATTACGCGTATCTGAAAAATGAATTGAAACTGCAAAAATTGATTTAA
- the folD gene encoding bifunctional methylenetetrahydrofolate dehydrogenase/methenyltetrahydrofolate cyclohydrolase FolD, whose translation MAAQLIDGKKISQQRIEAVAQAVKARQEKGLHTPCLAVVLVGDDPASAVYVRNKKLACQKSGIESRSYELPSDTTQDDLLKLVDELNGDPAVDGILVQLPLPAHIDSQAVLERIEPHKDVDGFHPYNVGRLVVKMPLMRPCTPKGVMTLLEAYGIDPKGKKAVVVGASNIVGRPQALELLLSRATVTICHSATQNLADEVAAADILVVGVGIPNFVKGEWVKPGAVVIDVGINRLDDGSLCGDVEFDVAKERASMITPVPGGVGPMTIATLLENTVHAASLHD comes from the coding sequence ATGGCTGCACAACTTATAGACGGAAAAAAAATCTCCCAGCAACGCATCGAGGCGGTCGCGCAGGCGGTAAAAGCGCGTCAGGAAAAAGGTTTGCACACGCCTTGCTTGGCGGTGGTATTGGTTGGCGACGACCCTGCCAGCGCGGTTTATGTACGCAATAAAAAACTGGCCTGCCAAAAAAGCGGCATCGAATCGCGCTCTTATGAGCTGCCGTCTGATACCACGCAAGACGATTTGCTGAAACTGGTGGACGAATTGAACGGCGACCCTGCCGTCGACGGTATTTTGGTGCAACTGCCGCTGCCGGCACACATCGATAGCCAAGCGGTTTTGGAGCGTATCGAGCCGCATAAAGATGTGGACGGCTTCCACCCTTACAACGTCGGCCGCCTGGTCGTCAAAATGCCGCTGATGCGCCCTTGCACACCCAAAGGCGTGATGACTTTGTTGGAAGCCTACGGCATCGACCCGAAAGGCAAAAAAGCGGTCGTCGTCGGCGCATCCAATATTGTCGGCCGCCCGCAGGCGTTGGAATTGCTGCTGTCCCGCGCGACGGTAACCATCTGCCACAGCGCCACGCAAAACCTTGCCGATGAAGTTGCGGCCGCAGATATTTTGGTGGTCGGCGTAGGCATTCCGAATTTCGTTAAAGGCGAATGGGTCAAACCCGGCGCAGTGGTTATCGATGTGGGCATCAACCGCTTGGACGACGGCAGCCTGTGCGGCGACGTGGAGTTTGATGTCGCCAAAGAACGCGCGTCCATGATTACGCCTGTTCCCGGCGGCGTCGGCCCGATGACGATTGCCACTTTGTTGGAAAACACGGTACACGCGGCCTCATTGCACGATTAA
- a CDS encoding adenylyltransferase/cytidyltransferase family protein — MMSEWSAPEFESKICPPEKLAERLAALPRPLVFTNGCFDILHRGHVTYLAQARSAGAALVLALNTDASVRRQGKGDDRPINPLENRAAVAAALASVDLVTWFDDDTPAALIEMVKPDVLIKGGDWPVDKIVGAAETFARGGKVFSIPFLHQTSTTKTLAKIRKAGGGE; from the coding sequence ATCATGTCCGAATGGTCAGCTCCAGAATTCGAATCCAAAATCTGTCCGCCCGAAAAGCTGGCGGAGCGTTTGGCGGCATTGCCCCGTCCGCTGGTGTTTACCAACGGTTGTTTCGATATTCTCCATAGGGGCCATGTAACGTATCTGGCGCAGGCGCGATCGGCCGGTGCGGCTTTGGTGTTGGCGTTGAATACCGATGCTTCGGTGCGCCGTCAGGGCAAAGGTGACGACCGTCCGATTAATCCTTTGGAAAACCGCGCGGCAGTGGCAGCGGCATTGGCCAGTGTGGATTTGGTCACATGGTTTGATGACGACACGCCGGCTGCGTTGATTGAAATGGTCAAACCCGATGTATTGATTAAAGGCGGCGATTGGCCTGTGGATAAGATTGTCGGTGCGGCCGAGACGTTTGCGCGTGGCGGCAAAGTATTTTCGATTCCGTTTTTACACCAGACTTCGACCACCAAAACTTTGGCGAAAATCCGCAAAGCCGGAGGAGGCGAATGA
- a CDS encoding bifunctional biotin--[acetyl-CoA-carboxylase] ligase/type III pantothenate kinase: MTDLNSRHWALLAALSDGLPQHVSQLARVVGMKPQQLNGFWQQMPGHIRGLLRQHDGQWRLVRPLAVFAEESLQQMAGKQGFRAQLKHECSSSNDEIMALARQSADLAHKALCVAHFQTKGRGRQGRSWVNRQGECLMFSLGWTFDKPQYELGSLALVVALACRRALADIGLDVNIKWPNDLVVANDKLAGILIETARVENKTVAVIGIGINFVLPKEVENATSVQALFQTASKQGVSVKTLLNAVLVQLDALLNEYAQNGFASCVGEYDAANRDTNRPVLLLQEGRVVHEGVVKGVDAQGALRLLTDKGEKTIVSGEISLRPDNRPAQPAAAKPERFLLLDGGNSQLKWAWVENGTFSEVGRAPYRDLTQLGEEWLQFADDDVKIVGCAVCGSVKKAMVEEQLTRPVEWLSSMPQALGIRNHYRRPEEHGSDRWFNALGSRRFTQNACVVVSCGTAITTDALTEDNHYLGGTIMPGFHLMKEAMALKTANLNRPIGKVYPFPTTTPNAIASGMMDAVCGALMMMHGRLKDKTGEGKPVDIIITGGGAARVVQALPESFVHDNQVKIVDNLVIHGLLHWIAHRNGQ, translated from the coding sequence ATGACGGATTTGAACAGCCGCCATTGGGCCTTGCTCGCCGCGCTTTCAGACGGCCTGCCGCAACACGTTTCTCAGTTGGCGCGTGTGGTCGGGATGAAGCCGCAACAATTAAACGGATTCTGGCAGCAGATGCCGGGCCATATTCGCGGTTTGCTGCGCCAGCATGACGGGCAATGGCGCTTGGTGCGCCCTTTGGCTGTGTTTGCCGAAGAATCTTTGCAACAAATGGCCGGAAAACAGGGTTTTCGTGCGCAGTTGAAACACGAATGTTCGTCCAGCAACGATGAAATCATGGCATTGGCGCGCCAGTCGGCAGATTTGGCGCATAAGGCCTTGTGTGTGGCGCATTTCCAAACCAAAGGACGCGGACGGCAAGGGCGGAGTTGGGTCAACCGACAGGGCGAATGTCTGATGTTCAGCTTGGGCTGGACGTTTGACAAGCCGCAATATGAGCTGGGTTCGCTGGCGTTGGTAGTGGCATTGGCTTGCCGCCGTGCGCTTGCCGATATCGGTTTGGACGTAAATATCAAGTGGCCGAACGATTTGGTCGTGGCCAACGATAAATTGGCCGGTATTTTGATTGAAACGGCTCGGGTAGAGAATAAAACCGTCGCCGTCATCGGAATCGGCATCAATTTTGTATTGCCGAAAGAAGTTGAAAACGCCACTTCCGTGCAGGCCTTGTTTCAGACGGCCTCTAAGCAGGGCGTAAGCGTCAAAACCTTGTTGAATGCGGTATTGGTGCAACTTGATGCGCTGTTGAACGAATACGCGCAAAACGGATTCGCGTCATGTGTCGGCGAATACGATGCCGCCAACCGTGACACAAACAGACCGGTGTTGCTGCTTCAGGAAGGACGCGTTGTACACGAAGGAGTGGTCAAAGGCGTGGATGCGCAAGGCGCGTTGCGTTTGCTGACGGACAAAGGTGAGAAAACCATTGTCAGCGGCGAGATCAGTTTGCGCCCGGATAACCGCCCGGCACAACCTGCCGCTGCCAAACCGGAACGCTTTTTGCTGCTGGACGGCGGCAACAGTCAGTTGAAATGGGCATGGGTAGAGAACGGCACATTTTCCGAAGTCGGCCGCGCGCCGTATCGTGATTTGACCCAGCTGGGTGAAGAATGGCTGCAATTTGCCGATGATGATGTGAAGATTGTCGGTTGCGCCGTGTGTGGTTCGGTAAAAAAAGCGATGGTAGAAGAACAATTAACCCGTCCGGTCGAATGGCTGTCTTCCATGCCGCAGGCCTTGGGTATCCGCAATCATTACCGCCGCCCTGAAGAACATGGTTCCGACCGTTGGTTTAATGCGCTGGGCAGCCGCCGCTTTACGCAAAACGCCTGCGTCGTCGTCAGCTGCGGTACCGCCATAACCACCGACGCGCTGACGGAAGACAATCATTATCTCGGCGGCACCATTATGCCCGGTTTCCACTTGATGAAAGAGGCGATGGCGCTCAAAACCGCCAACCTCAACCGCCCCATCGGCAAGGTATATCCGTTTCCAACCACAACGCCGAACGCCATTGCCAGCGGCATGATGGATGCCGTTTGCGGCGCGTTGATGATGATGCATGGCCGTCTGAAAGACAAAACGGGCGAGGGCAAACCGGTCGATATCATTATCACGGGCGGCGGCGCGGCCAGAGTCGTGCAGGCGCTGCCGGAGTCATTCGTTCATGACAATCAAGTGAAAATCGTCGATAATCTCGTGATTCACGGGCTCTTGCATTGGATTGCCCATCGCAACGGACAATAA
- a CDS encoding cell division protein, with translation MKWLFAVLVALNIIVFGSMVAYRTQHKTAKPESALEGDTHELLRPSSLDAPKAEPQQASQPDWVVVESDGLIMAEPESEEAEALRKKQEAQQLKEKKEKMRREKEAQERRAAEEEMGAAGVERLCTSSATVVMDEDDYHRIKGLLGKWPHAASRSIEKRNGASSGETASKTFRVVLPADGDTSAQLDALGSRGFSGSIHNGEISIDVTRSRSSAQVLISRLSSAGFGGARIVEQEDRSAPDTGLSVARMTVVFMAVDERDAQDIRNIVGRYGKLNMKTCR, from the coding sequence ATGAAATGGCTGTTTGCGGTCTTGGTCGCACTCAACATCATTGTTTTTGGCAGCATGGTTGCCTATCGGACACAACATAAAACCGCCAAACCCGAATCTGCTTTGGAAGGCGACACGCACGAATTATTGCGCCCGTCTTCTTTGGACGCACCCAAAGCCGAGCCTCAGCAGGCATCGCAACCCGATTGGGTGGTGGTTGAATCAGACGGCCTGATTATGGCCGAACCTGAATCAGAAGAAGCGGAAGCCTTGCGTAAAAAGCAAGAAGCGCAGCAGTTGAAAGAGAAAAAAGAAAAAATGCGCCGCGAGAAAGAGGCGCAAGAGCGTCGCGCCGCTGAAGAAGAGATGGGCGCGGCCGGCGTGGAACGCTTGTGTACCAGCAGCGCCACCGTGGTAATGGATGAAGACGATTACCACCGCATCAAAGGCCTGTTGGGCAAATGGCCTCATGCCGCCAGCCGCAGTATCGAAAAACGCAACGGCGCATCCAGTGGCGAGACTGCTTCCAAAACCTTCCGCGTGGTTTTGCCTGCCGACGGCGACACCTCCGCCCAGCTTGATGCCTTGGGCAGCCGCGGCTTTAGCGGCAGCATTCACAACGGCGAAATCAGCATTGACGTAACACGCAGCCGCTCTTCCGCCCAAGTTTTGATTTCACGCTTGTCCAGCGCAGGTTTCGGCGGCGCGCGCATTGTCGAACAGGAAGACAGAAGCGCACCCGATACCGGTTTGAGCGTGGCGCGCATGACCGTAGTCTTCATGGCAGTTGACGAGCGCGACGCCCAAGACATCAGAAACATTGTCGGCCGTTATGGCAAGTTGAACATGAAAACCTGCCGATAA
- a CDS encoding DUF4189 domain-containing protein: MKKLLVVLLGLASLNVYAADPVTRGALQNNPALCQYGYNPNCTSSRQYQQNQPTEIVNINVPSKYGAWAINPKTGISGGALEMDSLEAAKRLAIKTCEEGGTNKPCKVRAWVRNGCIAVAQAKDGSAFFGITDPGMAEAEALRKCRKRGALQCRIIATEGCSMPKF, from the coding sequence ATGAAAAAGTTACTTGTTGTATTGCTAGGACTGGCAAGCCTTAATGTTTATGCTGCTGACCCCGTAACCAGAGGAGCATTACAAAACAATCCGGCACTGTGTCAGTATGGCTACAATCCCAACTGTACATCGTCTCGTCAGTATCAACAAAATCAACCTACGGAAATTGTTAATATCAATGTTCCTTCAAAATACGGAGCATGGGCAATCAATCCTAAAACAGGTATATCAGGTGGTGCACTTGAGATGGATTCACTTGAGGCTGCAAAAAGGCTGGCCATTAAAACCTGCGAAGAAGGTGGAACAAATAAACCGTGTAAAGTTAGAGCCTGGGTTCGCAACGGCTGTATCGCCGTTGCTCAAGCAAAAGATGGTTCAGCTTTTTTTGGCATAACCGACCCGGGTATGGCTGAAGCGGAGGCATTAAGAAAATGTCGAAAACGTGGAGCTTTACAATGTAGAATTATTGCTACAGAAGGTTGCTCTATGCCGAAATTCTAA